A genomic stretch from Anabrus simplex isolate iqAnaSimp1 chromosome 2, ASM4041472v1, whole genome shotgun sequence includes:
- the LOC137498353 gene encoding uncharacterized protein, which produces MATQGRVQTRREQEEEMKRAQEKHEGMPLWFLEYIKKQEEKEKKENQEREDEKKKEKQEREEKERKQEEERQKEKQEREEKEKKQEEEKNRRRAEKEQKQQEFLKEFRRELEEKQEEWQQKQREERRKEQEEWQQKQREERRKEQEEQREERKKELEEIKEDNTRTRLEIQNRLAEMTQSMENRN; this is translated from the coding sequence atggcaactcagggaagagtgcaaaccagaagggagcaagaagaagaaatgaaaagagcacaggaaaagcatgaaggaatgccgttatggtttctagaatatataaagaaacaggaggagaaagaaaagaaagaaaaccaagaacgagaggacgaaaagaagaaagaaaaacaagaacgtgaggagaaagaaaggaaacaagaagaagagagacagaaagaaaaacaagaacgtgaggagaaagaaaagaaacaggaagaagagaagaataggagacgggcagagaaagaacaaaagcaacAAGAGTTCTTAAAGGAGTTTCGGAGAGAACTAGAAGAGAAACAGGAGGAgtggcaacaaaagcaacgtgaagaaaggaggaaagaacaggaagaatggcaacagaagcaacgtgaagaaagaaggaaagaacaggaagaacaacgtgaagagaggaaaaaggaactggaggaaataaaggaagacaacacaagaactcgattggaaatacagaataggctggctgaaatgactcagagtatggagaatagaaac